A single Paraburkholderia sp. FT54 DNA region contains:
- a CDS encoding high-potential iron-sulfur protein — MKPSRRTFLITSIGVASTFALSRQAFADAPKVSESDPTAQALGYKADATKIDKAKFAKYAAGQDCGNCSFYQAKPTDAYGGCPMFAGKQVASKGWCSAYNKKA; from the coding sequence ATGAAACCTTCCCGTCGTACGTTTTTGATCACCAGCATTGGTGTGGCGTCCACCTTTGCCCTGTCGCGCCAGGCATTCGCCGACGCACCGAAAGTCTCCGAAAGCGATCCGACCGCGCAAGCACTCGGCTATAAGGCAGACGCCACGAAAATCGACAAGGCGAAGTTCGCCAAGTACGCAGCGGGCCAGGACTGCGGCAACTGCAGTTTCTATCAGGCCAAGCCGACCGACGCCTACGGCGGCTGCCCGATGTTCGCCGGCAAGCAGGTCGCGAGCAAGGGTTGGTGCAGCGCATATAACAA